A window of Kiritimatiellaceae bacterium contains these coding sequences:
- the lpxK gene encoding tetraacyldisaccharide 4'-kinase, which yields MPNRSNERLEQRLLKVISKEVRGKRAACLRGFLKTLSWLFSVIVQVRLLLYRHRIIRANTLGCQVISVGNVTVGGTGKTPIVETFARSLQQKGRKVAILSRGYKSRKTPLWEKLLKKEKQLPRVVSDGERLLLNSDLAGDEPYMLASNLPDVVVLVDKDRVKSGKYAIKHFGCDTLVLDDGFQYLKLQHRLDIVLVDYTNPFGYDRVLPRGLLREPMRNLKRAGFIFITKCPPEGAPELKAKLRELNQHAEISECRHSSKYLENLYTREQTGLDFLQGKKVAAVSGIAVPESFENGVRKLGAEIVHSAQYADHHRYTQQEIIETINQAVEAGAELIVTTEKDAVRFPLLDRCDLPVIFLRVEIEMLSGSDAFHDWIDRICFK from the coding sequence ATGCCGAACCGCTCGAACGAAAGGCTGGAACAGAGATTACTGAAAGTGATCTCCAAGGAGGTGCGCGGCAAGCGCGCCGCCTGTCTGCGCGGCTTCCTCAAAACGCTTTCATGGCTTTTTTCTGTGATCGTGCAGGTGCGGCTACTGCTGTACCGGCACCGGATCATCCGCGCCAATACGCTGGGCTGTCAGGTGATCAGCGTCGGTAACGTGACGGTCGGCGGAACCGGTAAAACGCCGATTGTGGAAACGTTTGCCCGCTCGCTTCAGCAGAAAGGGCGCAAAGTCGCCATTCTGAGCCGCGGTTATAAGAGCCGGAAGACGCCGCTGTGGGAAAAGCTTCTGAAAAAAGAAAAGCAGCTGCCGCGCGTCGTGTCCGATGGAGAACGGCTCTTGCTGAACTCCGATCTCGCCGGTGACGAGCCGTACATGCTGGCGTCCAACCTGCCGGACGTCGTCGTGCTGGTGGATAAAGACCGCGTGAAGTCCGGCAAATATGCGATTAAGCATTTCGGCTGCGATACTCTGGTGCTCGACGATGGCTTCCAGTATCTGAAACTCCAGCACCGGCTGGATATTGTGCTGGTCGATTATACCAATCCGTTCGGCTATGACCGCGTTCTGCCGCGCGGACTGCTGCGTGAGCCGATGCGCAATTTGAAACGGGCGGGTTTTATTTTTATTACAAAATGTCCGCCGGAAGGGGCGCCGGAGCTGAAGGCGAAACTTCGGGAACTGAACCAGCACGCCGAAATTTCCGAGTGCCGCCACAGTTCAAAATATCTGGAAAACCTTTATACCCGCGAACAGACCGGGCTCGATTTTCTGCAGGGCAAAAAAGTGGCGGCGGTTTCCGGGATTGCGGTGCCGGAGAGTTTTGAAAACGGAGTGCGTAAGCTCGGTGCGGAAATCGTCCATAGCGCGCAGTATGCCGACCATCACCGCTACACCCAGCAGGAGATCATCGAGACGATCAACCAGGCCGTCGAAGCCGGAGCCGAACTGATTGTCACCACCGAAAAAGATGCCGTGCGGTTTCCGCTCCTCGACCGTTGCGATCTTCCGGTTATCTTCCTGCGCGTGGAAATTGAAATGCTTTCCGGCTCCGATGCCTTCCATGACTGGATCGACCGCATCTGTTTCAAATAA
- a CDS encoding MBL fold metallo-hydrolase, producing MTLKLCVLASGSSGNCTFIGTETTRILVDAGLSARKTAERLAQIGERIENIDAICVSHEHGDHITGIRVLQKSHGIPVYANAGTFEVIGGDIKGSRFITGSPFTIGNFSIHPFPVPHDANDPVGFVFSAGSRKVGIATDIGMVTNALRERLRKCDAVVIEANHDETLLHEADRPWSLKQRIRGNQGHLSNRAAAGLMAEIAGEGLQHLFLAHLSSDCNSPHHARTAFETLLAEAGHTHVTVRLTGADGVSELLILEG from the coding sequence ATGACATTGAAACTTTGTGTATTGGCCAGCGGCAGTTCCGGCAACTGCACGTTTATCGGCACTGAAACGACGCGCATTCTGGTGGATGCGGGGCTTTCAGCGCGTAAAACGGCTGAGCGGCTGGCGCAGATCGGCGAGCGGATCGAGAATATTGATGCGATCTGCGTGAGCCATGAACACGGCGACCATATTACCGGTATCCGCGTACTCCAGAAAAGCCACGGCATTCCGGTTTATGCCAATGCCGGAACCTTCGAAGTGATCGGCGGCGATATAAAAGGATCCCGGTTTATCACCGGATCGCCGTTCACCATCGGCAACTTTTCCATTCATCCTTTTCCGGTGCCGCACGATGCCAACGATCCTGTCGGCTTCGTTTTTTCGGCGGGAAGCCGGAAGGTCGGCATTGCGACCGACATCGGAATGGTGACCAATGCCCTGCGCGAACGGCTGCGTAAATGCGACGCGGTGGTGATCGAGGCCAACCACGACGAGACGCTGCTGCACGAAGCGGATCGCCCGTGGAGCCTTAAACAGCGCATTCGGGGCAATCAAGGGCATCTTTCTAACCGGGCGGCGGCGGGGCTGATGGCTGAAATCGCCGGTGAAGGGTTGCAGCATCTTTTTCTTGCGCACCTGAGTTCAGATTGTAACAGTCCGCATCACGCCCGAACGGCCTTTGAAACTCTGCTGGCCGAGGCCGGGCATACGCATGTCACGGTGCGGCTGACCGGCGCCGACGGCGTCAGTGAGTTGCTGATTTTAGAAGGATAG
- the rpoN gene encoding RNA polymerase factor sigma-54, producing MAEQYLGQIQVQRMEQSLTPQMLQSLKILQVPILDLQTMIREEMDQNPTLEREAPEVEQSTDFDEAAREELREEREIGELTELAEWDADFRSNREVARSQGDDERYQFMMDSIEGAASLQEHLLQQLTLAGLDARERGIAEVIIGSIDDDGYLQLDLDGIIGSTPEFPEELFERIITVIQGFDPVGVGARDLKECLLLQLRHQGRGESLEAILVRDHLDKLGAHQYEQIARAMRLPIEKIKELSAAIADLDPKPGRNYTADKTEYVIPEISVEKKGGVWTVTQNKSPYPRLFISQKYLELLKDKAVAADTRKYIREKIAKSKFFIRSIDQRQDTIYRLACEIVRVQEDFLEEGISGLKPLTMKQVAEILEVHETTVSRACNGKYMATPQGTFEFKYFFTTGVAQADGRIISNASIKSALAAIVRTESKRHPLSDQRIADELSKQGFDIARRTVVKYREQLKILPARLRRQT from the coding sequence ATGGCGGAACAGTATCTAGGTCAAATTCAGGTGCAGCGGATGGAGCAGTCGCTCACTCCGCAGATGCTCCAATCCCTGAAAATTCTGCAAGTCCCGATTCTCGACCTCCAAACCATGATCCGCGAGGAAATGGATCAAAACCCCACCCTCGAGCGCGAAGCCCCCGAAGTGGAACAGTCCACCGATTTCGACGAGGCCGCCCGCGAAGAACTGCGCGAGGAGCGGGAAATCGGCGAACTGACCGAGCTGGCCGAGTGGGACGCCGACTTCCGCAGTAACCGCGAAGTCGCCCGCTCTCAGGGCGACGACGAACGCTATCAGTTCATGATGGATTCCATCGAAGGCGCCGCCTCGCTTCAGGAACATCTCCTTCAGCAGCTCACCCTCGCCGGACTCGATGCCCGCGAACGCGGCATTGCCGAAGTCATCATCGGCAGTATTGACGACGACGGCTACCTCCAGCTCGATCTCGACGGCATTATCGGCTCCACGCCCGAATTTCCCGAAGAACTGTTCGAACGCATCATCACCGTCATTCAAGGTTTCGACCCCGTCGGCGTCGGCGCACGCGACCTGAAAGAGTGCCTTCTGCTCCAGCTTCGCCACCAAGGCCGGGGCGAATCGCTGGAAGCCATCCTTGTGCGCGACCATCTCGACAAACTCGGCGCCCACCAGTACGAGCAGATTGCCCGCGCCATGCGCCTGCCGATTGAAAAAATCAAAGAACTCTCCGCCGCCATCGCCGACCTCGACCCGAAACCCGGCCGCAACTACACCGCCGACAAAACCGAATACGTCATTCCGGAAATTTCGGTCGAGAAAAAAGGCGGCGTCTGGACCGTCACCCAGAATAAAAGTCCCTACCCGCGCCTGTTCATCAGCCAGAAATATCTCGAGCTGCTGAAGGACAAAGCCGTTGCCGCCGACACCCGCAAATATATCCGCGAAAAAATCGCTAAGAGTAAATTTTTCATCCGCAGCATCGACCAGCGGCAGGACACCATCTACCGCCTTGCCTGCGAGATTGTCCGCGTTCAGGAGGACTTTCTCGAAGAAGGCATTTCCGGCCTGAAACCGCTCACCATGAAACAGGTCGCCGAAATTCTGGAAGTCCACGAAACCACCGTCAGCCGCGCCTGCAACGGAAAATATATGGCCACGCCGCAGGGCACCTTCGAGTTCAAATACTTCTTCACCACCGGCGTTGCCCAGGCCGACGGACGGATCATCTCCAACGCGTCCATCAAAAGCGCGCTGGCCGCCATCGTCCGCACTGAAAGCAAGCGCCACCCGCTTTCCGACCAACGGATCGCCGACGAACTTTCCAAGCAGGGATTCGATATCGCCCGCCGCACCGTCGTCAAATACCGCGAACAGCTCAAAATCCTCCCCGCCCGCCTCCGCCGACAAACTTGA
- a CDS encoding 3'-5' exonuclease domain-containing protein 2 produces MTNLHITKDEINRLPMKQYEGPIHLIRTPDDAERAAVRLKKETLLGFDTETRPTFRVGEYYQPSLLQLATGTEVFLFQIKLTGLTSGLCEVLSSLDIIKTGVSIRSDVSELRKLTAFEPAGFVELAEHAKRAHIKNLGLRGLAALLLGFRVSKREQTSNWAKNELTESQIRYAATDAWLGREIYRHMDGLGLIKS; encoded by the coding sequence ATGACAAACCTTCACATCACCAAAGACGAAATCAACCGCCTGCCGATGAAGCAGTATGAAGGCCCGATTCACCTGATCCGCACGCCGGACGACGCGGAGCGCGCCGCCGTAAGGCTGAAGAAAGAGACTCTGCTGGGATTCGACACCGAAACCCGACCGACCTTCCGCGTCGGCGAATATTACCAGCCGTCCCTTCTGCAACTGGCGACCGGAACCGAAGTCTTCCTGTTTCAGATCAAACTCACCGGTCTGACCAGCGGACTGTGCGAAGTACTTTCCAGCCTGGACATCATCAAAACCGGCGTGTCCATCCGCTCCGACGTCAGCGAACTGCGCAAACTGACCGCCTTTGAACCGGCCGGATTTGTCGAACTGGCGGAACACGCCAAAAGAGCGCACATCAAAAACCTCGGACTGCGCGGACTGGCCGCCCTGCTGCTGGGCTTCCGCGTTTCAAAACGGGAACAGACTTCCAACTGGGCGAAAAACGAACTGACCGAATCCCAGATCCGCTACGCCGCCACCGACGCCTGGCTCGGCCGCGAAATCTACCGGCACATGGACGGACTTGGGCTGATCAAAAGTTAA
- a CDS encoding OsmC family protein, producing MAIKTVKVESVLDAKFKLESSVHGHKVIVDQPANAGGTDAGPTPLDYLLVSLAGCIGTIGRIVAMQKRIALRGMKITVEGDINTDGLLGKPTDDPVGFKEFRILVDVDADLTAEEKEAFIHEVDARCPVSFNLLNGAPVKISAV from the coding sequence GTGGCGATAAAAACGGTAAAAGTGGAATCGGTGCTGGATGCGAAGTTTAAGCTGGAGAGTTCGGTGCACGGGCACAAGGTGATTGTCGATCAGCCGGCGAACGCGGGCGGAACGGATGCCGGACCGACGCCGCTCGATTACCTACTGGTTTCGCTGGCCGGATGCATCGGCACCATCGGACGGATCGTTGCGATGCAGAAGCGGATTGCGCTGCGCGGCATGAAAATCACCGTCGAAGGCGACATCAACACGGATGGCCTGCTCGGCAAACCGACGGACGATCCGGTCGGCTTTAAGGAATTTCGGATATTGGTAGATGTTGACGCCGACCTGACGGCGGAAGAAAAAGAAGCCTTCATTCACGAAGTCGATGCCCGCTGCCCGGTTTCTTTCAATTTGCTCAACGGCGCGCCGGTTAAAATTTCCGCCGTTTAA
- the priA gene encoding primosomal protein N': protein MNRIAKVAVDLSLDREFDYLIPEPLRPLVEIGSRVEVPFRSRTVTGFVVGFADKSAFGDLKPIGKVLGEKSLVTESVMELARWMSSYYLAPFETCVRTLLPAVVRNKESGGKKQLTVSLNVDATPSSRFNSFDLSLAVSHSSGGSLSHWRQDGTTYFVTFRLADSLPQEKLKQWQKERDEWLAENPKPAAGRDEGVVSTEDNVDATPSSHLAEWQQTYRTCFTERFERWLDQGSGFCVFQRPELRKPVVDALYAKQGVQYDLRSYIVMPNHVHVLVSPLGDHTLSAIVQAWKSISARKIKKLTGQSESVWQKGSFDHIVRSPESLEKFRRYIEENPKGLASGTYSIFKREERDGGVASTLTPKQQKIIDLLQRAGSMLLMELTVAAEVSAATIKTLEKKGLVTISNESVYRDPHEGVELLKTEPLALMEQQSVALKQIVEAMDETDPPVLLLHGVTGSGKTEVYLQAISHALEQGKGAIVLVPEIALTPQTVDRFRSRFADKPERVAVLHSSLSDGERYDEWHRIRSGEAQIVVGARSALFAPVHNLGLIVVDEEHEPTYKQDEVPRYSARDTAVMRGRMEKCAVVLGTATPALESYANAKSGKYRYVELPIRVDDRRMPPIHIVDMRIAAEREGKPVLFSRELVEAIRIRIDRAEQTMIFLNRRGFASSLICPDCGYVAECEHCSVGMTFHKARAKLVCHICGEEKPVPVRCPECKSDKFRHGGAGTEKIEEVMLKLFPKARIERMDSDTMRRKNAHRDVLAKFRTGKIDILIGTQMIAKGLDFPNVTLVGVVNPDHALHMADFRAGERVFQLLTQVAGRAGRGEAAGEVIVQTYTPHHPAVQAARRMDFEGFCEQEMAFRKELGYPPYTHLTCITLRGKNEAEVEATAEKLFQCLEKTAAGGIVLSPAIPAPISRMRGEYRWQILLRAARTKTMNDAIRAAFGMMKLPKTVKVTVDVDATSLL from the coding sequence ATGAACCGCATTGCCAAAGTCGCTGTTGACCTCTCGCTGGACCGTGAGTTCGACTATCTGATTCCCGAGCCGCTCCGTCCGCTGGTCGAGATCGGCTCGCGGGTCGAAGTGCCGTTCCGGTCGCGGACGGTGACCGGCTTCGTGGTCGGTTTTGCGGATAAGTCGGCTTTTGGTGATCTCAAACCCATCGGTAAAGTACTGGGCGAAAAGTCGCTGGTTACCGAATCGGTCATGGAGTTAGCGCGCTGGATGTCTTCTTACTATTTGGCACCATTCGAAACCTGCGTGCGGACTCTGCTTCCCGCCGTTGTCCGCAACAAAGAAAGTGGCGGCAAGAAACAGCTGACGGTTTCTCTGAATGTAGACGCGACGCCCTCGTCGCGTTTTAACAGTTTTGATTTATCCTTGGCTGTTTCTCATTCTTCTGGCGGCAGCCTTTCGCACTGGCGGCAGGACGGCACTACCTATTTCGTGACTTTCCGGCTGGCTGACTCTTTGCCGCAGGAAAAGCTGAAGCAGTGGCAGAAGGAACGGGATGAATGGCTTGCTGAAAACCCTAAACCAGCGGCAGGACGCGACGAGGGCGTCGTGTCTACAGAAGACAACGTAGATGCGACGCCCTCGTCGCATTTAGCTGAGTGGCAACAGACATACCGAACTTGTTTTACAGAACGCTTCGAGCGCTGGCTTGATCAGGGATCTGGTTTCTGCGTTTTTCAAAGACCGGAACTACGCAAGCCTGTTGTTGATGCACTGTATGCAAAGCAGGGTGTGCAGTATGATCTCCGAAGTTATATTGTTATGCCGAATCATGTCCATGTTTTGGTCTCTCCTCTTGGAGACCACACTCTTTCCGCGATTGTTCAGGCGTGGAAATCAATATCTGCCCGGAAGATCAAGAAACTGACAGGACAGTCTGAGTCGGTTTGGCAGAAGGGGTCATTTGACCATATCGTGCGCAGTCCGGAGAGTCTGGAAAAGTTCAGGCGGTATATTGAAGAAAACCCCAAAGGGCTTGCATCAGGGACATACAGCATTTTTAAGAGAGAAGAACGCGACGGGGGCGTCGCGTCTACGTTAACTCCCAAACAGCAAAAAATAATTGATCTTCTTCAACGCGCCGGTTCGATGCTCCTAATGGAGCTGACGGTTGCGGCGGAAGTTTCTGCGGCAACCATCAAAACGCTGGAGAAAAAGGGCCTGGTGACGATTTCCAACGAGTCGGTTTACCGCGATCCGCACGAAGGCGTTGAACTGCTCAAGACCGAACCGCTGGCGCTGATGGAACAGCAGTCCGTGGCACTGAAACAGATTGTCGAAGCGATGGACGAAACCGATCCGCCGGTATTGCTTCTTCACGGCGTGACCGGTTCCGGCAAGACGGAAGTTTATTTACAGGCGATTTCCCATGCGCTGGAGCAGGGCAAAGGCGCGATTGTACTGGTGCCTGAAATCGCGCTGACGCCGCAGACCGTTGACCGTTTCCGCTCGCGCTTTGCCGATAAGCCGGAGCGGGTGGCCGTTCTGCACAGCTCGCTGTCCGACGGCGAACGCTACGACGAGTGGCACCGCATCCGCTCCGGCGAAGCGCAGATTGTGGTCGGCGCACGTTCGGCGCTGTTTGCGCCGGTTCATAATCTCGGCCTGATCGTGGTGGACGAAGAGCACGAGCCGACCTACAAGCAGGACGAAGTGCCGCGCTACAGCGCCCGCGACACCGCCGTGATGCGCGGCAGAATGGAAAAGTGCGCCGTCGTGCTGGGTACGGCGACGCCCGCGCTGGAATCCTACGCCAATGCGAAGAGCGGCAAATACCGCTACGTCGAACTGCCGATCCGCGTGGACGACCGCCGGATGCCGCCGATCCATATTGTGGACATGCGCATTGCGGCAGAGCGGGAAGGTAAGCCGGTGCTGTTTTCTCGCGAGCTGGTCGAAGCCATCCGCATCCGGATTGACCGCGCCGAACAGACGATGATTTTCCTGAACCGGCGCGGATTCGCTTCGTCGCTGATCTGTCCTGACTGCGGCTATGTGGCGGAATGCGAGCATTGCAGTGTCGGCATGACGTTTCATAAGGCGCGGGCAAAGCTGGTCTGCCACATCTGCGGCGAAGAAAAACCGGTGCCGGTGCGCTGTCCGGAGTGTAAGTCCGACAAGTTCCGCCACGGCGGCGCCGGTACGGAAAAAATTGAAGAAGTGATGTTAAAGCTGTTTCCGAAAGCGCGGATCGAGCGGATGGATTCCGACACGATGCGCCGCAAGAATGCGCACCGCGATGTACTGGCAAAATTCCGCACCGGCAAAATCGATATTCTGATCGGCACGCAGATGATCGCCAAAGGATTGGATTTTCCGAACGTCACGCTGGTCGGCGTGGTGAATCCTGACCACGCGTTGCACATGGCCGACTTCCGCGCCGGGGAGCGGGTATTTCAACTGCTGACGCAGGTAGCGGGCCGCGCCGGGCGCGGCGAGGCGGCTGGCGAGGTGATCGTGCAAACCTACACGCCGCACCATCCGGCGGTACAGGCCGCGCGGCGAATGGATTTTGAAGGTTTCTGCGAACAGGAGATGGCCTTCCGCAAAGAGCTGGGTTATCCGCCTTATACTCATTTGACCTGCATTACACTGCGCGGCAAAAACGAGGCCGAGGTGGAAGCGACGGCGGAGAAGCTTTTCCAATGTTTAGAAAAAACGGCGGCGGGTGGAATTGTACTTTCACCGGCCATCCCTGCGCCGATTTCCCGGATGCGCGGCGAATACCGCTGGCAGATTCTGTTGCGGGCGGCGCGGACGAAAACGATGAATGACGCCATCCGCGCGGCGTTCGGAATGATGAAACTGCCGAAGACGGTTAAGGTGACGGTGGATGTGGATGCAACTTCGTTATTGTGA
- a CDS encoding YjbQ family protein: protein MKSYRKELWFKAPRRRAFINITPEVNGCLRESGIKEGLCLVNAMHITASVFINDDEGGLHQDFDKWLEKLAPEKPHSQYAHNGFEDNADAHLKRQIMGREVVCAVTGGKLDFGPWEQIFYGEFDGLRDKRVLVKIIGD, encoded by the coding sequence GTGAAATCCTATCGCAAAGAACTCTGGTTTAAAGCGCCGCGTCGGCGCGCCTTTATCAACATCACTCCTGAAGTGAACGGGTGTCTGCGCGAAAGCGGAATCAAAGAAGGACTTTGTCTCGTCAATGCCATGCATATCACCGCCAGCGTTTTCATCAACGACGACGAAGGCGGATTGCATCAGGATTTCGACAAATGGCTCGAAAAGCTGGCGCCGGAAAAACCACATAGCCAGTACGCGCACAACGGGTTTGAGGACAACGCCGATGCCCACCTGAAACGACAGATCATGGGGCGCGAAGTCGTCTGCGCCGTCACCGGCGGAAAGCTCGACTTCGGCCCGTGGGAGCAGATTTTCTACGGCGAATTCGACGGCCTGCGCGACAAGCGCGTCCTCGTGAAAATCATTGGAGATTAA
- the rsfS gene encoding ribosome silencing factor — MAEKKVTKKKVVKKAVASKPVKKAAKAAPKAKPVVKPAKAVPKKAAPKAGPLSEVVQKAVKFLDDRKAENIAILDMRPLSSLYDYFIIATAANAPHLKALSDGLQRLCKNEQYEGYRAAGTGDSGWVIVDYDGVMIHVFSFEMRNLYDLEKLWNDAKRIALPKA, encoded by the coding sequence ATGGCTGAGAAAAAAGTGACGAAGAAAAAGGTGGTTAAAAAAGCTGTCGCCTCGAAACCGGTCAAAAAAGCTGCCAAGGCCGCCCCCAAGGCGAAGCCAGTCGTAAAACCCGCCAAGGCCGTGCCGAAGAAGGCGGCTCCCAAAGCGGGGCCATTGTCGGAGGTTGTGCAGAAGGCGGTCAAGTTCCTGGACGACAGAAAGGCCGAGAATATCGCCATACTCGACATGCGTCCGTTGTCCAGTCTGTATGATTATTTCATCATCGCCACCGCCGCCAATGCTCCGCACCTCAAGGCGTTGAGCGACGGTCTTCAGCGCCTCTGCAAAAACGAGCAGTACGAAGGCTACCGCGCCGCCGGAACCGGCGACAGCGGCTGGGTCATCGTGGACTACGACGGCGTGATGATTCACGTTTTCAGTTTTGAGATGCGCAATCTATACGACCTCGAAAAACTTTGGAACGACGCTAAGCGTATCGCGCTGCCGAAAGCCTGA
- a CDS encoding nicotinate-nucleotide adenylyltransferase, producing the protein MSGKNRERIGVFGGSFDPVHMGHLTIAQDAVEQLELDRLIFVPAAVPPHKQGKALAEGRHRFEMLQLATEGNLSFEVSDMELQRGGVSYTFDTMTQVQSEHPGAELFFIVGLDSLTILHAWRNVDQLLEMCTIVPFARGGEDSAQIAAKIKLSEPWKTRLMERLIRIHEIEISASDIRMRLAEGLSIRYLVPPEVEMYIAEHGLYG; encoded by the coding sequence ATGTCTGGAAAAAACAGAGAGCGGATCGGGGTGTTCGGCGGATCGTTTGATCCGGTGCACATGGGACATCTGACGATTGCACAGGACGCCGTAGAACAGCTGGAGCTCGACCGTCTGATTTTTGTGCCCGCCGCCGTGCCGCCGCATAAGCAGGGCAAGGCGCTGGCCGAAGGGCGTCACCGGTTCGAAATGCTTCAATTGGCCACGGAGGGAAATCTGAGCTTTGAGGTTTCGGATATGGAGCTTCAGCGCGGCGGGGTTTCCTACACCTTCGATACGATGACGCAGGTCCAGTCCGAGCATCCCGGCGCGGAGCTGTTTTTCATTGTCGGGCTTGATTCGCTGACCATTCTCCATGCGTGGCGGAATGTGGATCAACTGCTCGAAATGTGTACCATCGTACCGTTTGCGCGTGGCGGTGAGGATTCGGCGCAGATTGCGGCAAAGATTAAGCTTTCCGAGCCTTGGAAAACCCGGCTGATGGAGCGTTTGATCCGGATTCACGAGATCGAAATTTCCGCCTCTGATATCCGGATGAGGCTGGCGGAAGGGCTGAGTATCCGCTACCTTGTGCCGCCAGAAGTGGAAATGTATATTGCGGAGCATGGATTATATGGCTGA
- a CDS encoding cellulase family glycosylhydrolase, producing MRKFILLFILLAASVHAGSYPGLKVQGRYLYDPAGDRITLRGANAMIVFWDRYGENNYAELAKTGANCCRIFWSTGHESEPVMPASDLDKTLSNCIKNKMIPIVSVWDATGDWSKFQKCVDYWTRPDVSAVLKKHEKYLLLNIGNEVGTVVSNEVFRENYKTAVNQIRKAGIHVPLIIDADGYGRNAKTLLENGPYLLAEDPDQNLIFSWHLWDPMKYGGGSTDSIRKFIDGSIEKDICFIVGEFGPTEFGDQPASGKVNWEYLIEYADKKDIGWLAWVWNFSDRHSIVNPATGKFGDWTNSPWGEQVAVASPYSIKNTAKKTQWLENGVKGAK from the coding sequence ATGCGGAAATTCATACTGCTGTTCATCCTGCTCGCCGCATCAGTTCACGCTGGGTCTTATCCCGGACTCAAAGTACAGGGGCGGTACCTTTACGACCCTGCCGGTGATCGGATTACCCTGCGCGGCGCCAATGCCATGATTGTCTTCTGGGACCGCTACGGAGAAAACAATTATGCCGAACTCGCAAAGACCGGCGCCAACTGCTGCCGCATTTTCTGGTCGACGGGACACGAGTCGGAACCCGTCATGCCGGCATCGGATCTGGACAAGACGCTGAGTAATTGCATCAAAAACAAAATGATCCCGATCGTGAGCGTATGGGATGCTACCGGTGACTGGAGCAAATTCCAGAAGTGCGTGGATTACTGGACCCGCCCGGACGTTTCGGCGGTTTTGAAAAAACATGAAAAATATCTTCTGCTGAACATTGGCAATGAAGTCGGCACGGTCGTCAGCAATGAAGTGTTCCGCGAAAATTATAAAACCGCCGTAAACCAAATCCGGAAAGCCGGCATTCACGTTCCGCTGATCATTGATGCCGACGGCTACGGCCGTAATGCAAAAACCCTGCTGGAAAACGGACCGTATCTGCTGGCCGAAGACCCCGATCAAAACCTCATTTTCTCGTGGCACCTGTGGGATCCGATGAAGTACGGCGGCGGCTCCACCGATTCAATCCGCAAGTTCATCGACGGCTCAATTGAAAAAGACATCTGCTTCATCGTCGGCGAGTTTGGCCCCACCGAATTCGGCGACCAGCCCGCCTCCGGCAAAGTGAACTGGGAATACCTGATTGAATACGCCGACAAAAAAGATATCGGCTGGCTGGCCTGGGTATGGAACTTTTCGGACCGCCACTCCATCGTCAACCCGGCCACCGGAAAATTCGGCGACTGGACCAACTCGCCCTGGGGCGAACAGGTCGCCGTCGCCAGTCCTTACAGCATAAAAAACACAGCCAAGAAAACACAGTGGCTGGAGAACGGCGTCAAAGGCGCGAAATGA